A window from Theobroma cacao cultivar B97-61/B2 chromosome 3, Criollo_cocoa_genome_V2, whole genome shotgun sequence encodes these proteins:
- the LOC18507041 gene encoding uncharacterized protein LOC18507041, with amino-acid sequence MAHRTTNRRILAAPEPNPSSHSIDPTLRGLPNPTITSHPTTQKSDPLIPPKKPFFMTNHFSRLNLHHKTRTPHKPTNDHHNHAPPQPSRDIHLQAKAMTVSADAADPSKFSLIKANYLPLKTAKESLKEKVRKASKDLDKKREQHHQRSVLDSKKVDLTVKEKQVKNLHDVKKASASLGRRRSFCGSQVELADILANCGVKIVSVDMPPFMQIHAVDCARKTHDSLEKFTSKTLALTLKKEFDGVYGPAWHCIVGTSFGSFVTHSVGGFLYFSMDQKLYVLLFKTTVQRAD; translated from the exons ATGGCTCACCGCACCACCAACAGGCGCATCTTAGCAGCACCAGAGCCTAACCCGTCGTCCCATTCCATAGATCCCACCTTAAGAGGGCTGCCTAATCCTACCATAACCAGCCATCCAACAACCCAAAAGTCAGATCCATTGATACCTCCTAAGAAGCCCTTTTTCATGACCAATCACTTCTCAAGATTGAACCTTCATCACAAAACCCGAACACCCCATAAACCTACCAACGACCATCATAACCACGCTCCACCTCAACCTAGTAGAGACATTCATTTGCAAGCCAAAGCCATGACAGTTTCAGCTGATGCTGCTGATCCCTCCAAGTTTTCACTTATCAAAGCAAACTACCTGCCCCTTAAAACAGCTAAAGAATCACTGAAAGAGAAGGTCAGGAAAGCATCAAAGGATTTGGATAAAAAGAGAGAACAACATCATCAAAGATCAGTGCTTGATAGCAAGAAAGTAGATTTGACAGTCAAGGAGAAACAAGTGAAGAATCTTCATGATGTGAAGAAGGCTTCAGCCTCATTAGGCAGAAGGAGATCGTTTTGTGGTTCACAAGTAGAGTTGGCTGATATTCTTGCAAATTGTGGTGTCAAAATTGTTTCAGTTGATATGCCACCGTTTATGCAGATCCATGCTGTTGATTGTGCAAGAAAGACTCACGATAGCCTCGAAAAGTTCACTTCCAAGACCCTTGCACTCACTCTCAAAAAG GAGTTTGATGGTGTCTATGGACCGGCATGGCATTGTATTGTGGGGACGAGTTTTGGGTCTTTTGTAACACACTCAGTTGGTGGGTTCCTATATTTTTCAATGGATCAAAAGTTGTATGTCCTCTTGTTTAAGACAACTGTACAAAGAGCTGATTGA
- the LOC18507040 gene encoding transcription factor MYB35, whose translation MVRPPCCDKLNVKKGLWTEEEDAKILAYVSKHGTGNWTAVPKKAGLRRCGKSCRLRWTNYLRPDLKRESFAPQEEELIIRLHAAIGSRWSIIAQQLPGRTDNDVKNYWNTKLRKKLSEMGIDPVTHKPFSQILADYGNIGGLPKSRTRIGSLNRDMKNAFLLKAEPYPSPAPPAAAAEGLMTTIASSGMEPIQDNFFANNSINHHADSDSSLDLLSQLQAIKALVTEASNYTGHQTISPDQFPNECSLSSSPSSSTCSTCSTAAQQKSALAFSWRDFLLEDAFLPADHPQGQEDHALEFSSRDFAGHQTPNVVPQSQSNNEISAERKVDNNNVNNNHNGVQGMDSGVPSYGFHASSSTDDSSFIATMLDQENEMFSEFANLLEDPCY comes from the exons ATGGTCAGACCCCCTTGTTGTGACAAGCTGAATGTCAAAAAAGGCCTCTGGACTGAAGAGGAAGATGCAAAGATACTTGCCTACGTATCAAAACATGGAACTGGTAACTGGACTGCTGTTCCAAAAAAAGCAG GACTTCGAAGATGTGGGAAAAGTTGCAGACTTAGGTGGACTAATTACTTGAGGCCTGATCTTAAACGTGAGAGCTTCGCACCCCAGGAAGAGGAGTTGATCATTCGGCTTCATGCAGCTATTGGAAGCAG GTGGTCTATCATAGCCCAACAACTTCCTGGGAGAACAGACAATGATGTCAAAAATTACTGGAATACTAAGCTGAGAAAGAAGCTTTCTGAAATGGGGATAGATCCAGTTACCCACAAGCCGTTTTCTCAAATCCTAGCTGATTATGGAAACATTGGTGGCCTCCCAAAATCTAGAACCCGAATCGGATCTCTCAATAGAGACATGAAGAATGCATTTTTGTTAAAGGCAGAGCCGTATCCATCCCCAGCACCaccagcagcagcagcagaaGGATTGATGACCACAATTGCATCATCAGGGATGGAACCAATCCAGGACAACTTCTTTGCAAACAACAGCATTAACCACCATGCTGACAGTGATTCTTCGCTGGATCTTCTTTCTCAGCTGCAAGCTATAAAAGCACTAGTGACAGAAGCATCAAACTACACTGGTCACCAGACCATCTCACCTGATCAGTTCCCTAATGAATGCTCATTATCGTCATCCCCCTCATCTTCCACTTGTTCTACTTGTTCCACCGCAGCACAACAAAAATCAGCTCTAGCCTTCAGTTGGCGTGATTTTCTTCTTGAAGATGCATTTTTACCAGCTGATCATCCACAAGGACAAGAAGATCACGCCCTGGAATTCTCGTCCAGAGACTTTGCTGGCCACCAAACTCCAAACGTAGTACCACAAAGTCAAAGCAACAATGAGATTAGCGCTGAACGTAAAGtagataataataatgttaACAATAACCACAATGGAGTCCAAGGCATGGATAGTGGGGTACCAAGCTACGGTTTTCATGCTTCATCATCCACTGATGATAGTTCATTTATAGCAACCATGCTAGATCAAGAAAATGAGATGTTCTCAGAATTCGCAAATCTTTTGGAAGATCCATGTTATTAA
- the LOC18507057 gene encoding uncharacterized protein LOC18507057 isoform X2 produces the protein MVAISLYRGNLHRAPAIPRRWLMPTPKISLEDFKSLLHRRNKALSRLRSSSSSCNPNPNPASNLKPHIQSPKPNGLPIEPKLGAQVDPEPPQDLTAGPTSAVVKVEVLGGSDGGDCSVKQEDEQPEKDETLQVDEKLPEETKANVEVSEKVNELNEKEKRKRDVEEKLQILNAKKHNLVQVLKQILNAEEELKRRNSPQGMAIRPAVPLQVETMNDSGSITRIVTPRMGSEANLAGENEVGEADDVSNANVHNRHVFRMSSTSPSSESPLRRPTYIQHNVCLTVYLEKPLGWRFPFDGTTIYYIKSLWLLSW, from the exons ATGGTGGCGATTTCTTTGTACAGAGGGAACCTCCACAGAGCACCTGCCATACCTCGGCGATGGCTAATGCCGACTCCCAAAATCTCTCTCGAAGACTTCAAATCTCTCTTGCACCGCCGCAACAAAGCTCTCTCTCGTCTCCGTTCCTCTTCTTCCTCCTgtaaccctaaccctaatcCCGCTTCCAACTTAAAGCCTCACATTCAATCCCCCAAACCCAATGGCCTTCCTATTGAGCCCAAATTGGGAGCGCAAGTGGACCCGGAACCGCCCCAGGATTTGACAGCTGGACCAACTTCCGCGGTGGTCAAGGTGGAGGTTCTTGGAGGATCCGACGGTGGAGATTGCTCGGTGAAGCAGGAAGATGAGCAGCCCGAGAAAGATGAGACTTTGCAAGTGGATGAGAAACTGCCTGAGGAGACTAAAGCAAATGTagag GTAAGCGAAAAAGTAAATGAgttgaatgaaaaagagaaaaggaaaagggatGTTGAGGAGAAATTACAAATTTTGAATGCAAAGAAGCATAATTTAGTACAAGTACTTAAGCAG ATCTTGAATGCGGAGGAGGaattaaagagaagaaatagcCCACAAGGTATGGCCATACGTCCAGCTGTTCCACTTCAAGTGGAAACTATGAATGACTCTGGGTCAATAACTAGGATTGTCACTCCAAGGATGGGCTCAGAGGCTAATCTTGCTGGTGAAAATGAAGTCGGTGAAGCTGATGATGTTTCAAATGCTAACGTCCATAATCGTCATGTGTTTCGGATGAGCAGTACATCACCATCTTCAGAATCTCCTCTTAGAAGGCCTACCTATATTCAACACAATGTG TGCCTCACTGTGTATCTCGAAAAGCCCCTTGGATGGAGATTTCCTTTTGATGGGACAACCATATATTACATCAAGTCTCTATGGCTTCTCTCTTGGTGA
- the LOC18507057 gene encoding uncharacterized protein LOC18507057 isoform X1, whose amino-acid sequence MVAISLYRGNLHRAPAIPRRWLMPTPKISLEDFKSLLHRRNKALSRLRSSSSSCNPNPNPASNLKPHIQSPKPNGLPIEPKLGAQVDPEPPQDLTAGPTSAVVKVEVLGGSDGGDCSVKQEDEQPEKDETLQVDEKLPEETKANVEVSEKVNELNEKEKRKRDVEEKLQILNAKKHNLVQVLKQILNAEEELKRRNSPQGMAIRPAVPLQVETMNDSGSITRIVTPRMGSEANLAGENEVGEADDVSNANVHNRHVFRMSSTSPSSESPLRRPTYIQHNVVPHPSRASMGVTGSPSRFAPTGNQGHPGNPPAVSVSGTNYVASSPSPAASGGSSVFREARQPSPWN is encoded by the exons ATGGTGGCGATTTCTTTGTACAGAGGGAACCTCCACAGAGCACCTGCCATACCTCGGCGATGGCTAATGCCGACTCCCAAAATCTCTCTCGAAGACTTCAAATCTCTCTTGCACCGCCGCAACAAAGCTCTCTCTCGTCTCCGTTCCTCTTCTTCCTCCTgtaaccctaaccctaatcCCGCTTCCAACTTAAAGCCTCACATTCAATCCCCCAAACCCAATGGCCTTCCTATTGAGCCCAAATTGGGAGCGCAAGTGGACCCGGAACCGCCCCAGGATTTGACAGCTGGACCAACTTCCGCGGTGGTCAAGGTGGAGGTTCTTGGAGGATCCGACGGTGGAGATTGCTCGGTGAAGCAGGAAGATGAGCAGCCCGAGAAAGATGAGACTTTGCAAGTGGATGAGAAACTGCCTGAGGAGACTAAAGCAAATGTagag GTAAGCGAAAAAGTAAATGAgttgaatgaaaaagagaaaaggaaaagggatGTTGAGGAGAAATTACAAATTTTGAATGCAAAGAAGCATAATTTAGTACAAGTACTTAAGCAG ATCTTGAATGCGGAGGAGGaattaaagagaagaaatagcCCACAAGGTATGGCCATACGTCCAGCTGTTCCACTTCAAGTGGAAACTATGAATGACTCTGGGTCAATAACTAGGATTGTCACTCCAAGGATGGGCTCAGAGGCTAATCTTGCTGGTGAAAATGAAGTCGGTGAAGCTGATGATGTTTCAAATGCTAACGTCCATAATCGTCATGTGTTTCGGATGAGCAGTACATCACCATCTTCAGAATCTCCTCTTAGAAGGCCTACCTATATTCAACACAATGTG GTTCCTCACCCCTCCCGAGCAAGCATGGGGGTCACAGGTAGTCCATCACGCTTTGCTCCTACTGGAAATCAAGGTCATCCTGGGAATCCTCCTGCTGTATCTGTGTCTGGAACAAATTATGTCGCATCATCTCCATCCCCCGCAGCATCTGGTGGCAGTTCAGTTTTCAGAGAGGCTCGGCAGCCAAGTCCATGGAATTAG